A window from Citrus sinensis cultivar Valencia sweet orange chromosome 3, DVS_A1.0, whole genome shotgun sequence encodes these proteins:
- the LOC102612767 gene encoding probable Ufm1-specific protease isoform X3, which produces MNDDSITIRILCPKLVLANSGLQWLIGSPFFPPLTVVSTVRCIHDNSSSADYDKESDDLQTLLLKGFYIIGALIIKTADAEKNAREAIDAARRLRRLLSGEAEMPDTVTIGAVADSLGADIKFFVSRLENSTSIETVDYVLYDDNPEKFVWERGCLIRCELPIKLPFYYPANNPSDAEKRYSHAIESVATKLKDAQIAYVVESLSQVSAEVPLPVLFRGKDLDFDADLSNIKLVGEADEDDTKVLSCAHFCLQNISAPAIFSAENADKIQVSVLLNTSQKPTKSTAPIAEYYPALEDARLLVVDLKLDVICYATKRLPLIYALSKLVVPGLVDQLNTMKKAIVPYLLTQHPQLRPFHFSPPGVLQPITVIYELSYGETEMKQVDVRKSLHSRLGLPFDRPLLRIANTLVPSTKDSSNSVSPQKGSVLLKDVHIGIPSSGVTGGSASLVQGSYEYYHYLQDGFDDSGWGCAYRSLQTIISWFRLQHYTSVDVPSHREIQQALVDIGDKDPSFVGSREWIGAIELSFVLDKLLGD; this is translated from the exons ATGAACGACGACTCAATAACCATACGAATACTTTGCCCGAAGCTCGTGCTCGCCAACTCGGGTCTCCAGTGGCTGATCGGATCCCCTTTTTTTCCGCCACTCACTGTCGTATCCACCGTTAGATGCATCCACGACAACTCTTCCTCTGCGGATTACGACAAAGAGTCAG ATGATCTCCagacattattattaaaaggaTTTTACATAATCGGAGCTTTAATTATCAAAACCGCGGACGCTGAGAAAAACGCGAGGGAGGCTATTGATGCAGCCCGCAGATTGCGAAGGCTTTTATCTGGTGAAGCTGAAATGCCTGATACCGTTACAATTGGCGCAGTTGCGGATTCTCTTGGTGCTGATATTAAGTTTTTTGTCTCGAGATTGGAAAATTCGACGAGTATTGAAACTGTTGATTATGTTTTGTACGATGATAATCCGGAGAAGTTTGTTTGGGAGAGAGGCTGTTTAATTCGATGCGAACTTCCAATTAAGCTGCCTTTTTATTATCCTGCTAATAATCCCTCTG ATGCAGAGAAAAGGTATTCGCATGCCATTGAATCAGTTGCTACCAAGCTCAAAGATGCCCAAATTGCTTACGTGGTTGAATCGCTAAGCCAAGTCTCTGCAGAAGTGCCTCTACCTGTTCTTTTTCGTGGTAAAGATTTGGACTTTGACGCAGATCTTTCGAATATCAAGCTTGTGGGTGAAGCTGATGAAGATGACACTAAAGTTTTATCATGTGCACACTTTTGTTTGCAAAACATATCTGCCCCTGCGATCTTTTCTGCAGAG AATGCAGATAAAATTCAAGTAAGTGTTCTGCTTAATACATCACAGAAGCCTACAAAATCCACTGCACCTATTGCTGAATATTACCCAG CTTTGGAAGATGCCAGACTTTTGGTAGTGGATTTGAAGCTAGATGTGATTTGTTATGCAACCAAGAGGCTTCCGTTGATATATGCTCTTTCTAAGTTAGTAGTCCCTGGTTTAGTTGACCAATTAAATACAATGAAGAAGGCAATCGTGCCCTACCTCCTAACTCAGCATCCTCAG CTGCGACCTTTCCACTTTAGTCCACCTGGAGTATTGCAACCAATAACTGTTATCTATGAACTTAGTTATGGGGAGACAGAAATGAAGCAAG TTGATGTTAGAAAATCCTTACACTCGAGGCTGGGATTACCTTTTGATCGTCCCCTCTTGAGAATTGCTAATACCCTGGTTCCGTCTACTAAGGATAGTTCGAATAGTGTTTCTCCACAAAAAG GCTCTGTGTTGCTTAAAGATGTACATATTGGGATCCCAAGCAGTGGGG TCACTGGGGGCTCTGCCTCTCTGGTTCAAGGTTCTTATGAGTattatcattatcttcaagATGGCTTTGATGATTCG GGCTGGGGTTGTGCATACCGCTCTCTCCAGACTATCATTTCATGGTTTAGGCTCCAACATTACACCTCTGTAGATGTTCCGTCACATAG GGAAATACAGCAGGCACTTGTAGATATTGGTGATAAGGATCCTTCTTTTGTTGGTTCGCGTGAATGGATTGGTGCCATTGAGTTGAGCTTTGTTTTGGATAAACTTCTGGGT GATTAA
- the LOC102612767 gene encoding probable Ufm1-specific protease isoform X1, with protein sequence MNDDSITIRILCPKLVLANSGLQWLIGSPFFPPLTVVSTVRCIHDNSSSADYDKESDDLQTLLLKGFYIIGALIIKTADAEKNAREAIDAARRLRRLLSGEAEMPDTVTIGAVADSLGADIKFFVSRLENSTSIETVDYVLYDDNPEKFVWERGCLIRCELPIKLPFYYPANNPSDAEKRYSHAIESVATKLKDAQIAYVVESLSQVSAEVPLPVLFRGKDLDFDADLSNIKLVGEADEDDTKVLSCAHFCLQNISAPAIFSAENADKIQVSVLLNTSQKPTKSTAPIAEYYPALEDARLLVVDLKLDVICYATKRLPLIYALSKLVVPGLVDQLNTMKKAIVPYLLTQHPQLRPFHFSPPGVLQPITVIYELSYGETEMKQVDVRKSLHSRLGLPFDRPLLRIANTLVPSTKDSSNSVSPQKGSVLLKDVHIGIPSSGVTGGSASLVQGSYEYYHYLQDGFDDSGWGCAYRSLQTIISWFRLQHYTSVDVPSHREIQQALVDIGDKDPSFVGSREWIGAIELSFVLDKLLGVSCKVLNVRSGAELPEKCRELALHFESQGTPIMIGGGVLAYTLLGVDYNEASGDCAFLILDPHYTGNDEHKKIVNGGWCGWKKAVDSKGKNFFLHDKFYNLLLPQRPSMV encoded by the exons ATGAACGACGACTCAATAACCATACGAATACTTTGCCCGAAGCTCGTGCTCGCCAACTCGGGTCTCCAGTGGCTGATCGGATCCCCTTTTTTTCCGCCACTCACTGTCGTATCCACCGTTAGATGCATCCACGACAACTCTTCCTCTGCGGATTACGACAAAGAGTCAG ATGATCTCCagacattattattaaaaggaTTTTACATAATCGGAGCTTTAATTATCAAAACCGCGGACGCTGAGAAAAACGCGAGGGAGGCTATTGATGCAGCCCGCAGATTGCGAAGGCTTTTATCTGGTGAAGCTGAAATGCCTGATACCGTTACAATTGGCGCAGTTGCGGATTCTCTTGGTGCTGATATTAAGTTTTTTGTCTCGAGATTGGAAAATTCGACGAGTATTGAAACTGTTGATTATGTTTTGTACGATGATAATCCGGAGAAGTTTGTTTGGGAGAGAGGCTGTTTAATTCGATGCGAACTTCCAATTAAGCTGCCTTTTTATTATCCTGCTAATAATCCCTCTG ATGCAGAGAAAAGGTATTCGCATGCCATTGAATCAGTTGCTACCAAGCTCAAAGATGCCCAAATTGCTTACGTGGTTGAATCGCTAAGCCAAGTCTCTGCAGAAGTGCCTCTACCTGTTCTTTTTCGTGGTAAAGATTTGGACTTTGACGCAGATCTTTCGAATATCAAGCTTGTGGGTGAAGCTGATGAAGATGACACTAAAGTTTTATCATGTGCACACTTTTGTTTGCAAAACATATCTGCCCCTGCGATCTTTTCTGCAGAG AATGCAGATAAAATTCAAGTAAGTGTTCTGCTTAATACATCACAGAAGCCTACAAAATCCACTGCACCTATTGCTGAATATTACCCAG CTTTGGAAGATGCCAGACTTTTGGTAGTGGATTTGAAGCTAGATGTGATTTGTTATGCAACCAAGAGGCTTCCGTTGATATATGCTCTTTCTAAGTTAGTAGTCCCTGGTTTAGTTGACCAATTAAATACAATGAAGAAGGCAATCGTGCCCTACCTCCTAACTCAGCATCCTCAG CTGCGACCTTTCCACTTTAGTCCACCTGGAGTATTGCAACCAATAACTGTTATCTATGAACTTAGTTATGGGGAGACAGAAATGAAGCAAG TTGATGTTAGAAAATCCTTACACTCGAGGCTGGGATTACCTTTTGATCGTCCCCTCTTGAGAATTGCTAATACCCTGGTTCCGTCTACTAAGGATAGTTCGAATAGTGTTTCTCCACAAAAAG GCTCTGTGTTGCTTAAAGATGTACATATTGGGATCCCAAGCAGTGGGG TCACTGGGGGCTCTGCCTCTCTGGTTCAAGGTTCTTATGAGTattatcattatcttcaagATGGCTTTGATGATTCG GGCTGGGGTTGTGCATACCGCTCTCTCCAGACTATCATTTCATGGTTTAGGCTCCAACATTACACCTCTGTAGATGTTCCGTCACATAG GGAAATACAGCAGGCACTTGTAGATATTGGTGATAAGGATCCTTCTTTTGTTGGTTCGCGTGAATGGATTGGTGCCATTGAGTTGAGCTTTGTTTTGGATAAACTTCTGGGT GTTAGTTGCAAAGTCTTAAATGTCAGATCTGGAGCTGAGCTCCCTGAAAAATGTCGAGAGCTGGCCTTGCACTTTGAGAGTCAAGGGACGCCCATTATGATTG GTGGTGGTGTTCTTGCATACACACTTTTAGGAGTTGATTACAATGAAGCCAGCGGAGATTGTGCATTTCTCATTCTTGATCCTCACTATACAGGCAATGATGAGCACAAGAAAATTGTAAATGGAGGATGGTGTGGGTGGAAGAAAGCTGTTGATAGCAAgggaaagaatttctttttgcatgataaattttataaccttCTGCTTCCGCAGAGGCCCAGCATGGTGTAG
- the LOC102612767 gene encoding probable Ufm1-specific protease isoform X2, translating to MNDDSITIRILCPKLVLANSGLQWLIGSPFFPPLTVVSTVRCIHDNSSSADYDKESDDLQTLLLKGFYIIGALIIKTADAEKNAREAIDAARRLRRLLSGEAEMPDTVTIGAVADSLGADIKFFVSRLENSTSIETVDYVLYDDNPEKFVWERGCLIRCELPIKLPFYYPANNPSDAEKRYSHAIESVATKLKDAQIAYVVESLSQVSAEVPLPVLFRGKDLDFDADLSNIKLVGEADEDDTKVLSCAHFCLQNISAPAIFSAENADKIQVSVLLNTSQKPTKSTAPIAEYYPALEDARLLVVDLKLDVICYATKRLPLIYALSKLVVPGLVDQLNTMKKAIVPYLLTQHPQLRPFHFSPPGVLQPITVIYELSYGETEMKQVDVRKSLHSRLGLPFDRPLLRIANTLVPSTKDSSNSVSPQKGSVLLKDVHIGIPSSGVTGGSASLVQGSYEYYHYLQDGFDDSGWGCAYRSLQTIISWFRLQHYTSVDVPSHREIQQALVDIGDKDPSFVGSREWIGAIELSFVLDKLLGVSMPIHL from the exons ATGAACGACGACTCAATAACCATACGAATACTTTGCCCGAAGCTCGTGCTCGCCAACTCGGGTCTCCAGTGGCTGATCGGATCCCCTTTTTTTCCGCCACTCACTGTCGTATCCACCGTTAGATGCATCCACGACAACTCTTCCTCTGCGGATTACGACAAAGAGTCAG ATGATCTCCagacattattattaaaaggaTTTTACATAATCGGAGCTTTAATTATCAAAACCGCGGACGCTGAGAAAAACGCGAGGGAGGCTATTGATGCAGCCCGCAGATTGCGAAGGCTTTTATCTGGTGAAGCTGAAATGCCTGATACCGTTACAATTGGCGCAGTTGCGGATTCTCTTGGTGCTGATATTAAGTTTTTTGTCTCGAGATTGGAAAATTCGACGAGTATTGAAACTGTTGATTATGTTTTGTACGATGATAATCCGGAGAAGTTTGTTTGGGAGAGAGGCTGTTTAATTCGATGCGAACTTCCAATTAAGCTGCCTTTTTATTATCCTGCTAATAATCCCTCTG ATGCAGAGAAAAGGTATTCGCATGCCATTGAATCAGTTGCTACCAAGCTCAAAGATGCCCAAATTGCTTACGTGGTTGAATCGCTAAGCCAAGTCTCTGCAGAAGTGCCTCTACCTGTTCTTTTTCGTGGTAAAGATTTGGACTTTGACGCAGATCTTTCGAATATCAAGCTTGTGGGTGAAGCTGATGAAGATGACACTAAAGTTTTATCATGTGCACACTTTTGTTTGCAAAACATATCTGCCCCTGCGATCTTTTCTGCAGAG AATGCAGATAAAATTCAAGTAAGTGTTCTGCTTAATACATCACAGAAGCCTACAAAATCCACTGCACCTATTGCTGAATATTACCCAG CTTTGGAAGATGCCAGACTTTTGGTAGTGGATTTGAAGCTAGATGTGATTTGTTATGCAACCAAGAGGCTTCCGTTGATATATGCTCTTTCTAAGTTAGTAGTCCCTGGTTTAGTTGACCAATTAAATACAATGAAGAAGGCAATCGTGCCCTACCTCCTAACTCAGCATCCTCAG CTGCGACCTTTCCACTTTAGTCCACCTGGAGTATTGCAACCAATAACTGTTATCTATGAACTTAGTTATGGGGAGACAGAAATGAAGCAAG TTGATGTTAGAAAATCCTTACACTCGAGGCTGGGATTACCTTTTGATCGTCCCCTCTTGAGAATTGCTAATACCCTGGTTCCGTCTACTAAGGATAGTTCGAATAGTGTTTCTCCACAAAAAG GCTCTGTGTTGCTTAAAGATGTACATATTGGGATCCCAAGCAGTGGGG TCACTGGGGGCTCTGCCTCTCTGGTTCAAGGTTCTTATGAGTattatcattatcttcaagATGGCTTTGATGATTCG GGCTGGGGTTGTGCATACCGCTCTCTCCAGACTATCATTTCATGGTTTAGGCTCCAACATTACACCTCTGTAGATGTTCCGTCACATAG GGAAATACAGCAGGCACTTGTAGATATTGGTGATAAGGATCCTTCTTTTGTTGGTTCGCGTGAATGGATTGGTGCCATTGAGTTGAGCTTTGTTTTGGATAAACTTCTGGGTGTAAGTATGCCTATCCATCTCTGA